In Panicum virgatum strain AP13 chromosome 5K, P.virgatum_v5, whole genome shotgun sequence, the genomic window tTATGCTACGAAAattaggataactagcactactcgccataaaaaatacttcagtacgagtaataccaaggtaaaagcaaaaaTAATGCTGCCCTGACcgcaagaagtgatcagggcagcatggcgtttacttggacgaaaccctagaattacgGGTGGCGGTGTGccaagagttgttgtttgtaaaacgtgatgacgttctccctttacaaatgtcatagggtacatatttatagtcttgtAGACTTGACGACCAAGTTAAACAAAACCTAGTCCAATACGAAAACTAATCTATCTCTAATGATTACAGATAAAGAAAGACCATTGGCTCCCGACGCACACAGATAAGAAGAGTCCATCGGCTCTTGGCATGGACCACAATCGCCTCTTCCCTGGACAATCTGTATAGGCCCATCGGCAGCTTCGGCCCATATCCTTCTCGACCAAATTTTGGTGGTAACACAGCCGATTCACAAGCTTCTTTAATTTTCGcactaagcccaacttgctctcggcccattaattaaccctgttaatttatggcgataacaccggtacaatctgctttacgatgccccttgtcatggcagtggaagcactcatcttgagctggagggcgctgttgctgatacttctgtGGCATAGGGGCTTTGTCTTTGGTTTTAGATGAAGAAGCAGCATGGAAGggccttttcttgttattatgcacaaaattgatagaCCCATTattctgtttcttgagtctatcttTCTCTTGTGCACACATGCCAATTGTCTTTTCCATATTCCACTTCTCTAgctgtgagttatagtttacaacgaacgttgcaaactcttttggcagagaggcgaacaccaggtgcaccataaactcttcctTGAGATCCAAGTTCATAGGTTGGAGCTTGGAGTTCAAGGTgcacatccccatgatatgatctcttatTGTACCGGTATTGCCATAGTACCTCTTTGTGAccaactgctctatgatctgtgtggcataagtctttgaagaaccagtaaactggttctttatcttttcaaggtactctgcagctgaatcacactctccaattgaacccaaaatgttaggatcaattTTTATGTTCTTTATcactgccacacatttcttgttggcatTATTCCACTTTATCTTTTGgagatcataagccatctttaaaggagcatagtcccttttcttttcctgcCACTCAGCATTAGTGTCAGATTCccctctcactggagccggtggctcaatgggctttggagtggtgatcatctcatccacctctccacagacgaaaccaagatcaaccttcttgatccattcgccatagttgtctccttttagagTTGGGATGTGAttgatgaatcccatcaagttcatccccgctgaaaatttcaaaaaaatagtgagaatataataacaacaattgcatgtaataattccaacgttggtcaaaatagaacatacaactgtttatgcaattaaatctatatcaccgttgggcagaaatagaaataaatgcacaagaattataccaaaaattataatattgctattaacaacgttggtcagaaaataacaatatcataattCACTTCTCAAGAAAACTCTTTAAACATGCtcttaaatttaattgtctcgttggttcgaattaaattAAAGAGCAATAACTTTAatctttgcagcggaaacatgaaAATTACATTTATTCAGAAGCAATATGACTGTAAAACTTTGCTTTTCTCTAAGACAAATTATCCCgttggttcaaatttgaatagagatcaaaAGACTACAAAAAACATCAAAaaaatgcttctgaaaaaaTAACAAAATGAATTAAATCTTGCACTGTTGAAGCGGCATGGGCGAGAAATCAGCCCGGTCCACTCAGCGCGCGCGCCGCTCGGGGCTCCGGCCCAACAGCTGACGGCCAGGCCGCCAAACCGGACCGGCGCCGCGCCCCTCTtgggccaaatctggccctctCACCGCCGCGTCGCCCCCTCACCGTCGGATCTGAATCCgacggccgcccgcgcgcgtcgCGCGAACAAAACCGGCGACGGCCGGCGCTCCCCGAACCCTAGGGTTCATTCTCTTTCCTCCCCCTTTCCTCTCACACACGGTGGCGGCCATGGGTGGCCGGGGAAGATGGCGGTGTCGCCGCGgcttcctcgccggcgagcgcacTCGTCGGACTGagtgcgccgccgtcgagtGAGCTGTGGACGGTGCCCTCTCGAGCCCACGCGCATGCGCCTCCGGCGTCCCGGTGGCGAGCTGAGGCTCCTCGGTGTGCTCCGccccgacgagcggcggcgggtttCTTTGCCGCACATcggcggtggtgccggcggcAAGACCCAGGTAAGTCCGCCGCCCCTCTTTCCTCTtttgctagggttagggtttgaaaATCTTTTCGATTCGAGATCGATTTGCTTTTCCTTTCTCTGAGTCTTTTGATTCGAGTTCGAATCCGTCTTTTCCCCTACTGGATCTATGCACTAGCAAGGCGATTGATACCATTGTTAAAACTTTTAGGATCGACTAGTGCACGAATCAAGCGGgtatttcctttctcttttctttttatgagTACAAAGGGGTCCTAGATCTAGAATATAGAGTAcacagagggagagagggagagaccatcaccaccagCGCTTGAACTCGATCCGGCGGCCATCTCTGGTTCGCTGATGAAGATCTGCTCTAGGGCAGCGGCGAGTGATGCAGCAACTTCACGATCGCGGCGGCGTTGTCGTGGACGACGGTGCCAATGGCGACAAGTCGAGGAcgatggcggcagcggcggtggagacgccagtggagtcgaggacgacgtcTGGTgtggcgcagaggcggcggcttcCCATTGCTTCTGCGCACTCTCAGATCGGGCTAGGGTTTTTCGGTGGGTTTGGCGGCGCACGGCGAACTTCGTACTgtgccgccggcctccacctcTCTTTATAGCGCAGCgcaacgggggcccaccaaccatgtGTTGGgttgggcgtccccgatcagggcgcggattaaaGGTCCAAAAGTCTGTTGGGACTATTAGAaaggagatcaatccaacaactctgcATCGCTGCTTTGCACCCAAGTAAAAATCCTGTGACccatctttttttaaaaaaaatcctgtGATCCGAACACCAAGCCTTTTCCCTCCGGCGATCTGACCGTTCGTCGACCTGCCGTCGATCCCGTCCAAGTAGTATATCAGATCGCATGCACACTCAAAAAGCGCAACAGGCTCCaacagaaaaggaaaagaaaagcgcGGCGTCCGCTAGCGGAGATGCCCATGCCCGGGAGACAGCGCGGCACTTTGCACGAGCGCCGGGCCGCGCACACGTGTCCCGTGCGCGACGGGCACCGAATCCTCCCCAAATCCGGCACACCACCAGCGCCACATCAGTACATCACCGCGCAAATCACATGCCTCCATTTGTtgccgccgggcgccgggccACCTGGCCCCCTCCCCCGCGGCCGACATACACATagggagaggaggcggccgcggctTCCTTTACCGCCCTCGGACACAACACAAATATCTGTGTGGACACGTAGGACTCGCCCGGTCGCCCCGCACCGACGAAGCAGAAGAATAAAGCCGGCAAGGCCACACCGATCAGCGACACAAGAGAGCGGAGTTCTTATCCGGTTCTTCGCCGGCCGTGCGCGCTCTGCAGAGTGCAGAGTACTGGGCAGCGAGTGCAAGGACTACCTGTTTTGTTCACTTGTTCTAGCGCGTCATGATGGGCAGCGAGTGCAAGGACCACCTGCAGCTCCACgccggcttcggcggcggcggcgggggaggcgcgcagcagcagcatcgcCAGGAGGAGGCGGTCGCCGTCGCGCCGTTCGTCGCCAAGACGTTCCACATGGTGAGCGACCCGGCGACGGACGCCGTCGTGCGCTGGGGCGGCGCCAGCAACACCTTCCTCGTCCTCGACCCCGCCGCCTTCTCCGACTACCTCCTGCCCTCCTACTTCAAGCACCGCAACTTCGCCAGCTTCGTCCGCCAGCTCAACACCTACGTACGTGATCGAGCTCCTGCTCCACGCCCCCCCAACTCTCTAGCGATCTCCTCTTGCGGCCGTGTGATGAAATGAGCTCATGCATGATGGCAACAATTTCCTGGCGATTTCCAGGGGTTCAGGAAGGTGGACACGGACCGGTGGGAGTTCGCGCACGAGTCGTTCCTGCGCGGGCAGGCGCACCTGCTGCCGCTGATCGCGCGCAAAAAAAagaaggccgccggcggcggccgggagctgggcgaggagggggaggaggtgcgCGGCACCATCCGCGCCGTGCAGCGCCTGCGGGAGGAGCAGCGGggcatggaggaggagctgcaggCCATggaccgccgcctgcgcgccgccgAGAGCCGCCCGGGCCAGATGATGGCGTTCCTCGCCAAGCTGGCCGACGACCCGGGCGTCGTGCTGCGCGCCATGCTCgccaaggaggaggagctggcggccgccggcaagggcgcgccgccgccgctgccggccgtcAAGGCGCCCGGCAAGCGCCGCCGGGTCGGGGCCGGGGCAGAGGCGGCCGTCGCGGgcgacgccgcggcggagctggcggcgcAGGGCAGGGGCGCCGTGCCGTTCCCCTTCTCTGTCCTCGGCCAAGTGTTCTACTAGGGTGGATAGGGACAGACAGGTGGACCTGTAGTAGTAGTGTGTATATATGACTCGTAGCATAACTTTGCCTCCGTTTTATCGGCTAGTTTAGTACTCTAGTGGTTTGTACACGGTGAACGGGTTTGTTATGCAGagctgagaaagaaaagttagtGTGGTGATTATGGAGTAAACAGAGCCCGGTTAGTGCTTAGTAGTAGTTGGATTCAGTGTTGGATGTGTGTATTCAGATGTTGATGTATGTTTGTTTGTGCGTTGTAAAACCTGGTAACGGGAGAGCAGGTGTTCTTTCTCCCTGTTCTAAGAGTGAAAAAGGAACCTGTTAGGCTGTTACGTTGAAGATTCAAGTCCTGATTGGAGAACAGAGACATGTTCTATGTACAGGTTGAGACTTGAGGCGACCAGAAGCCATTCGCGGAGCAGAAGCTGGGAACGTTCAGAAGTCCCGCCATGGAAAATCAGGAAATCAGATCGCGCACCCCGCCCCGTCAAGAGTCGAGACTAAACGGGGAATTCCCTAAACGGAGGCTCTTCCGTTGCTtatttccaaaagttcccacTGGCACTGTATCACCGTACCCCTCCCTCGGGGGCGATCCTGCTTCTCCTACCTCCAGCTGCAGCTCCCTGTGGGCTGTGGACTTGTGCTCTACTCGAATGCTAGTTCAGACGTGGCAACATGTCATGGTGACATCGCACACCTTGCCCTTTTCGGCTTCTGGGAAGATTTTTTTTAGTGCTTTTTGGAGATATTTCTGGGGAACCAGATTTGGATTCTTCTTCATGTCTCCTCCCACCACAAAAGATAATTTGACAACCAAGGGCTAACTTTTGCCTATGTTTTATTCTCGGAAAAAGAGAATCATGGGTCACCTTCTGCGGTCACTAGGCCGACGCCTCCCCTCAAAGCGACTGCGACCGTAATGGGCCAAGCTCACACGTAGGACTGGCCCAACTGCCCAAGACAGTAATAACCGTAGGTACGGCCTAGCCGAAGCCCGACCTGTCGCCCAGTTCGGAACAAATCGGGCCTTTTTTCGGTCTAGCACAAGCTCGGTCCGGCCCATACAATGCTCAGGTCTCTCTCCAAAAAATGTTCAAGGTGGGATCCGAGGGCCAATCCTATATATCTTCtggtagattttttttcttcctcatctttcaatatttgagattcgtgcaactATCTACAACCGTTGAATCaacacacccaaacactaaCTCTCACCATCTCTCTCGCGCCTCCCTCCCgtggccccgccgccgacccacgCAGGCCCGCGCAGGCACCGCCTTCGGCCCTCCCTGCCCTGCCACCGTTGCCTCCCATGTCCCGCGCACCACCATGCCACTATGtgctgccccgccgccgacccacgCAAGCTCGCGCGGACACCGCCTTCGGTCCtcctgccccgccgccgtgcctccCA contains:
- the LOC120707939 gene encoding heat stress transcription factor C-1b-like, which encodes MMGSECKDHLQLHAGFGGGGGGGAQQQHRQEEAVAVAPFVAKTFHMVSDPATDAVVRWGGASNTFLVLDPAAFSDYLLPSYFKHRNFASFVRQLNTYGFRKVDTDRWEFAHESFLRGQAHLLPLIARKKKKAAGGGRELGEEGEEVRGTIRAVQRLREEQRGMEEELQAMDRRLRAAESRPGQMMAFLAKLADDPGVVLRAMLAKEEELAAAGKGAPPPLPAVKAPGKRRRVGAGAEAAVAGDAAAELAAQGRGAVPFPFSVLGQVFY